The segment CTCTGCAAGAACTCCGAATCATTCTCTTGAAGCTCATCCTCCTCATCATAAATGATCCGCTTGCCCCGAAATGACCTGGACCAATAGGGAAATCCCAATGAATTGGGCCTTTCGATACAATCAAATAGAAAGCCCCAAGGGCGCCATATTCTAGGAGCCCAAACTATGTGATTGAATAAATCCTCCTCTATCTGTTGCCGGTCGAGGGCTCCTTCTCCTTCCCCCTCTTCAAACTCCGATTCGTCTTTTTCATAGAGAAATCTCTGATCAAGGATAGAACAAGATCCATTTTGCATCATATCTAAGGGATTCCTTGGTTCGGGTCGAAGAAGCAATGTCACTCGATCCTTATCAAACTGACTGCATGTCCGTGAGGATCCCACCAGAGCGCCTTCCACTTCTAATAGGCCACGAACTAGACCAGAATCATTCTCAACGAGTCCATAAGGAGTGATCCCGTTTTTTTCATCGGGTCCGGGTAGAGACCAAAGATCTTGAGTGACCGATCCGGCAGAACAACTCAAAAGATAAAGAAGTATCGTTAATTTCTTCATGCTCGTTCCAAGTTCGAAGTACCAATTGTACAAATAATAATCCACTTCGTTACATGATTTCTTTttcatatagatagatataggatCCATGGGACAATTACTTAAAAGTACATTTTGTGCTACAGCCCTTCCTATCTGATAGAAAAGGATCCCGTGATCCTGGACCGATCTTACCTGGGATCGCAAATCCCAAATTTGTCTATGAAGAGCGGATCTAATTGTATTAGTATCTATAATTGATTTCTTCTGTGTAATACTAATTGATAGGGCCTCATTGGTAAGTGCTACAAGATCTCGTGCATTGGAACCCATGGTTATGGACCCGAATCCATTAGTATGGAACATTTTCTTTTCCAAGTGAAATCCCCTAGTATATGAAAGAGTGAAAAAGTGCTTTCGTTGTTGTGGAATAAGAAGCCTTCGTATCTTAATGCACGTATTTAATTTATTCGGAGCTATTAGAGCGGGATCCACTTTTTGGGGAATATGAGTCGAAGCAATAACAAGAATATTTCTAGTTTCATAATCCATGGAGAGAAGGTTCACTAATAGACCTAGGGAGAAGTAATTTGACTCATTCACATCCAGATCATGAATGTTTGGAATCCATATTATGCAAGGAGACATTGCTTTTGCTAATTCGAATTGAAGGGTGATATAAAGTCGGTCTTCGTCTTCAGGCATCATATCCATAGTTAGCGCATTCATGCTAGTTAGCAGTTCCAGCTCCATATCAAGGATATCGTCACTAGCATCAATATCGTCACTAGCATCCATATCGTCACTAGCATCAATATCGTCAATATCATCAATATCGATATCATCAAAACCTTGAGACTTGTTATCCAGGAACTTGTTCAGAAATACCGTAATGAAAGGAAGATAGGAGTTTTTCGCTAGGTATTTGACCAAATAAGATCGTCCAGTTCCTATAGAACCTATCACTAAAATACCCCTAGAGAGGGATAAGGCTAAGCGGAGCGAAAAGGGTTTTCCATGAGATGGGAAATGAAAACTATTAGCCCCACACGCAGTTTGTGAATAAGTGATTGTCTGATAATGAGCAAGGAATATCCGTCTTTCTGCTAAAGAGGATGTATTGAACTCATAATTCATTAGATACTTTTTATGAATGTCAACTAAGTATCGTAAGTAAATTGCTCCCGGTTGCTCAATCATTTGATAACCAGAGTCATTCTTTGATAAATGATCACTATGAGTCAGACTCAATAAAATTTGATCAATCCTTTTTTCTGTCGTTAAGGTGGAGAACTGAACCAAGAATTCtcttttttcatcatcaatcgAATCACTGTTTGCAACCCAGGATTCTATTTTATCATCAATCCAGTCTCCGTTCacgttttttctttttcttatcaacgAATAGATCTCTTTACTTGTATGACTTAGATATCTCGTATTTCTCGAAAAAGTGATTCGATTGATGGGATTTGGTATGATACTTATGAGATCGATGATATCGATGAGATTGATATTCAAATATTTCTTCTTAGAGCGTATGGATTTGACCCCATAAGTGGGACCACCACCCAATAGCATGTTGCCACCTAGAGAATCTCCTAATTGTTTCAGAGCAACTAGAAAGAGATTCTTTAACCAGAAAGAATTCGGTTCAGATGCAGGATACCTATCCAGAAGTTTTCGCAACTCAATCATAGATGATGGAATCATCAAAGATTTGACCTTTTCGAACTCTGTCTGTAACTCACTAGAGGCCCCGAAAACAAAGAGAAGATGTGTACAAACGAGATATGCAGCAACAAGAAGAAGGAAAAGGATTGCATAGAGGAACTCCCGAACATTTGTCAGATGTGTCGATATCAATGGTGACTTATTATTTCGATGAATCATTTCTTCGGACAGAAGAAGATTATGGAAACACTTACTCGAAATCTCACTTATCAGATTCCATTGTGGAAGACATAATTTTTTCTGAAGAATTCGCCATGATATATCTGATCCATGCATAATATCATGAAAAATGGATACAAATTTTTGACTGCTACTTCGTATCGGCAATAGGTCTGAAAAagtatctaaaaataaaaactttagatATCTGTACCCTGTCGAAGTAAGGAACCATGGCATATATGTTTGGAATAGATTCCATTTTGAGAGAGTTGAATAAGCACTATCTCGTTGAAAAGTTCTATACATCTGCCCTTTCTCAACGCATTTCTTTAGACAAAGACTCCGTTGTTTCCTCTTTTCGGATGGTAAAAATTTCTCAGAACATGGAGTGTGAATCAAACCCATGTTTGAATTGAAATTGAGATACTGATACAAGCTCTTCCCTTCTGAATCAGATAGATTCATATCTGAAAGAGGTTGACAATAAATTCTTTCAAAATTGACTATTTGTCCCTCTGTTAGAGGTGTTCCATAAATGTCTGCGATCGAGTAAATAGCTCTACGAACAAATGGATTGGATCGACTTGGAAAATGGAAAGATTTGTACAAGTTATACGTTTCGTCACCACTTTGTGGAAAAGCCTTCGGTATGAATATGTTAGATACCTGTGACTCGATTGCTGAAATAGTATCTCTCCCCCAAAAAGCAGGTTTTTTTTTACCGACGcacaaagaaaatattttgttgcGAATGAACAAGATATTGAGGAATTGTCCATACGTAAAATCATAATTATTGATACGGGCCTTTTCCACATAAAAGGGGAATCTTTTGTTACAATAGAAGCAGAAGTGATGTGGATTATTCAAGAATCGAagtttatttgctttataaaaaGAAGATCTCAATGAACTTCTATGAAATGATTTCGCGGGATTCAGCCAATTGTATTGATCGTGGAATATCATTGAGAAATAGGAATCCGTGTTATCAAAGGATTTCCTGCGATTATTTCTAGTATGGAATGAGTCAATCATCCACTTTGGTATCTTATTGAACAAAAATGGTGATATTGTTCCTCCATTGATCAAGAATTTTGATTTTTGGCAAGTCTCATGATCATCCAATAAGAAGGGTTTCAATTTTTTCAAATGAACGATTTGAAGACCTATTGATTCTAAAAACTGTGGATCATTCGGACCTTTCAATTCATAGATGTAGATCTCGGACCTATGAATGGGGATATTCCCGAAACTGACAAACAAAAAAGGAAGTGAGTTAGACAAAAAAAAGCAACTTGGACAAAAAGAAACGAAGTGGCTTAGACAAATCTTTTTTGTCGATAACCTCAGACCAATCAATCGAATATGGATTAATACGTAATCGATCGAACACTACTTGAAAACGGCTCTTCTGCTCAGAAACGAAATGTTCCAAATGTTCCTGGAAATTATTGCTCCCAGTGGACCATTTGTATCTATATGCATCAGGATCCCGATTCATGGATCTCTCGGTtcgagaaaaaaaataagaggATCCAACCATCTCTTCTGACTCTTTTTCAAATTCGATAAATGTTGGTTGATCGTATATTTCATTAGAGTTCTATGATTCAGAGTATCCTTTCCTATTTGATCCCTTTGAATTCCATATTCGAAGTTGCGATCGGATCTATTCATTAAAAAGAATCGATTCAATACATTTCTTATGTACCTATGGGTGCTATGTTGGATTTGAATCAGATTTCGGATCAATCTATATTGATTGACTGCCTCCATTATGTTGTTGCTAGCAAATACCACTATTTTTGGTTTTGGCTCCTCCAAATCATTACCGCAGAAGATCCGGACCCTTTTTTTTCTGATCCTTCGATAAAAAGATTCATTCTCTTCATAAAAAATAGGAAGTAGAACCGATAAAACCAATAAAGATGTCGTTTTCCATTCATACCTGGAGTTGAATACCCCATTCAAGAATTGTTTTGGATCCAATCCATAGGAATCAATAGAAAAGGCAAATCTCTTATGATACACCAGATCCGGCTCGGTTATTGATAGAGTGAATAAATCTGCCATTTCTTGAAATCTCTCTTCTGATTCAAAATCGTGGTGTAACGTGTATCCTCCCCTGTTCCGGTCATGGAATAGatgaaataaatcaaaaaatggATTTTTGTTCAAGAATGAAATCTTGTTGGAACTGTCCATATCCGGTTCATCCTTCGGAACCATATCACATCCCGAATCTGATGAAATAGGATGAATTGAGACGGTATTTTGTAAATACGTAATTATCTTGAATAGATTaaccatttcttttttttccgcTCGCCTGAGAAAAGAAAGATCTTGTTGTTTCTTCAACAATTTCTGATCTCTAGTGGACCTCTCAGTAGGATTCGAACCCAGATGAAGTTCTGACCATCTGTCAGAGAAAAAAGAACGAACGGATCTTGTAGGATTCCCAAGAAATTCTTCGATTTCTTCCGGAAGCAGATGATTAATCATCTGCTTCTCACGTTCCGTGAATAGCCGGGACATTGAGGAATATCCGGAAAGGCATTTCGGGAATCGGTTTGATTCTATCTCTGTTCCTTCCGTTTGAAGAAAGGAAGGATCCCAAAGAATCGATCTTTCTTTTAGTTGTTGAATCTCTCTTTGATTGATCAATGTGTGATATTCCGAATCCTCATTACTAATGGAATCAAAATGATCTCTGGATTGATCAGAAGATCCTTTCAATTGGCTAGAATCCCTTACTTGAACGAAACTAGATCTTGTGGAATCATATTGAATATTTGACGATACATTCCGTACCTTGCGAAAAAACCGATCCTTGTTTACCAACCACACATTGTCTAACCAAATCAAATTATCTCTCGATACGTTCCTCAAAAAATCCGATTCGGGCGGATTCTTCCCCCAACTAACGAAGAGATCTTGGCGGAATTGCCACATATGAAATTGAGCACAATTTTGCAAAGAAATAGCCCACTTGTTTCTCGAGAAGAGATGGGAAACATGCTCAATATCATTTGATTGAATAGTTGACCCAGCCCCTTGTTGTTTGAAAAAACCCTCCACTTCAATTGGTATTTTTTCACGAAAAGCAGACATGAGATAACAAATCCAGTGTTTCACGAAGATTTCGAATAGTGGTCCCGAATTCAAGTTGATTCTATTTTGCCTCTTCCTCAGAGAAAGACGATCAAACAATTCCCAATCATGGTCCTTGCGGATCGGATCATCCCTATAATATACAAAGAAAAACTCCAGATATTTGagatctttctctttgaataATATCTCAATTCCAGCGACGGTTTCATTAGATATCTTACAACTAGAATCGCTCTTTTTTCCGATCCAGCCCCTCCACCACCGCGAACCCCAGTTAGATTCAGGCATGCTAAACTTTTTAGTTATTGGGAGAACCCAAGTACTCTCTTTCGGATTCAGGAAAGAACTCTCATAgatcttttttccttttggaaGATACAGGAGCGAAACAATCAACCTATTGATATTGGAAGACCCAACGGATTCTTCCAATGTATCATTTCTGGGTCCAATGGAATTCATAGGTATAGGAAGAAGCCCTATCAAATAGAGATTTTTTCTTTCGACCATATTTCGATTGTTAATACGATATATAAGGACCGCTACTCCAAAGAGTATTACACCCTTGATCGTGAAATATCGATTGCTTGTTGAACCCTGTGAATTGTGTGAAAGTAGGATACTCCAAATTCGGGAgtcaaaaagttttataaaacgTTCTTGGTGGAAAAAAATGTGAATGAAAGATCCCACTGAATTGAATTGGGTCCAGGAATCTAAGAAATAGTGAGAATTCTTGATCTCTCTCAATATCTCTCTCAATTCTAAAATCCAGGACTTGAATTCATGTCCTGTCATTAAATTCCTCCTGATTTATTAGAACTAAAAGAATTCCATTTAAGCATCTCATTGCTTTAGTTGAAAGATTCCATTTGAATTGGAATCTGGTCATTCACTATGACCCGCTAAGCATCCATGGCTGAATGGTTAAAGCACCCAACTCATAATTGGCGAATTCGTAGGTTCAATTCCTACTGGATGCACGCCAATGGGACCCTCCAATAAGTCTATTGGAATTAGCTCTGTATCAATGAAATCTCATCATCCATACATAACGAATTGATGTGGTATATTCATATCATACTATATGAACAGTAAGAATTAGTAGTCTTATTGAGACTAGAACTCATAGGGAATCAAATCGATTTATGGATGGAATCAGGTATGCAGTATTTACAGACAAAAGTATTCGGTTATTGGGGAAAAATCAATATACTTCTAATGTCGAATCAGGATCAACTAGGACAGAAATAAAGCATTGGGTCGAACTCTTCTTTGGTGTCAAGGTAATCGCGATGAATAGTCATCGACTTCGCGGAAAGGCTAGAAGAATGGGACCCATTATGGGACAGACAATGCATTACAGACGTATGATCATTACGCTTCAACCGGGTTATTCTATTCCACCtcttagaaagaaaagaacttaAATCAAAATACTTAATAGCATGGCGATACATTTATACAAAACTTCTACCCCGAGCACACGCAATGGAACCGTAGACAGTCAAGTGAAATCCAATCCACGAAATAATTTGATCTATGGACAGCATCATTGTGGTAAAGGTCGTAATGCCAGAGGAATCATTACCGCAGGGCATAGAGGGGGAGGTCATAAGCGTCTATACCGTAAAATAGATTTTCGACGGAATGAAAAAGACATATATGGTAGAATCGTAACCATAGAATATGATCCGAATCGAAATGCATACATTTGTCTCATACACTATAGGGATGGTGAGAAGAGATATATTTTACATCCCAGGGGGGCTATAATTGGAGATACCATTGTTTCTGGTACAGAAGTTCCTATAAAAATGGGAAATGCCCTACCTTTGAGTGCGGTTTGAACTATTGATTTACGTAATTGGAAGTAACCAATTAGGTTTACGACGAAACCTAGAAATCGATCACTGATCCAATTTGAGTACCTCTACAGGATAGACCTCAACAGAAAACTGAAGAGTAACGGCAGCAAGTGATTGAGTTCAGTAGTTCCTCATATAAAATTATTGACTCTAGAGATATAGTAATATGGAGAAGACAAAATTGTTTCAAGCACCGACAGAACCGGAAGCGCCCCTTCTTTCAAAGAGAAGAGTACGGATTATTCACATTTCATTTGATGGTCAGAGGCGAATTGAAAGCTAAGCAGTGGTAATTCTAAAGATTCCCGGGGGGAAAAATAGAGATGTCTCCTACGTTACCCATAATATGTGGAAGTATCAACGTAATTTCATAGAGTCATTCGGTCTGAATGCTACATGAAGAACATAAGCCAGATGATGGAACGGGAAGACCTAGGATGTAGAAGATCATAACATGAGTGATTCGGCAGATTTTGATTCCTATATATCCACCCATGTGGTACTTCATTATACCATATATATAAGATCCATCTGTATCTGTATAGATATCACCATCTACATCCAGAAAGCCGTATGCTTTGGAAGAAGCTTGTACAGTTTGGGAAGGGGTTTTGATTGATAAAAAAGAAGAATCTACTTCAACCGATATGCCCTTAGGCACGGCCATACATAACATAGAAATCACACTTGGAAAGGGTGGACAATTAGCTAGAGCAGCGGGTGCTGTAGCGAAACTGATTGCAAAAGAAGGGAAATCGGCCACATTAAAATTACCTTCTGGGGAGGTCCGTTTGATATCCAAAAACTGCTCAGCAACAGTCGGACAAGTGGGGAATGTTGGGGTGAACCAGAAAAGTTTGGGTAGAGCCGGATCTAAGCGTTGGCTAGGTAAGCGCCCTGTAGTAAGAGGAGTAGTTATGAACCCTGTAGACCATCCACATGGGGGTGGTGAAGGGAGGGCCCCAATTGGTAGAAAAAAACCCACAACCCCTTGGGGTTATCCCGCACTTGGAAAAAGAAGTAGAAAAAGGAATAAATATAGTGATAATTTGATTCTTCGTCGCCGTAGTAAATAGGAGAGAAAAGAGAATTTCTTTCTTCgtctttacaaaaaaaaataggagGAAGCTGTGACAcgttcactaaaaaaaaatccttttgtagcgaataatttattaaaaaaaataaataagcttAACACAAAAGcggaaaaagaaatgataataaCCTGGTCCCGCGCATCTACCATTATACCCATAATGGTCGGCCACACTATTGCTATCCATACAGGAAAGGAGCATTTACCTATTTATATAACAGATCGTATGGTAGGACATAAATTAGGAGAATTCGCACCTACTTTAAATTTCCGAGGACATGCAAAAAGCGATAATAGATCGCGtcgttaaaatgaaaattaaaaaacgtatatattaaaatgaaaattaaaaaacgtatataaatattaaattaaataaatatataaataaaaataaataaataataatatttttt is part of the Erigeron canadensis isolate Cc75 unplaced genomic scaffold, C_canadensis_v1 Conyza_canadensis_unscaffolded:230, whole genome shotgun sequence genome and harbors:
- the LOC122584324 gene encoding LOW QUALITY PROTEIN: protein Ycf2-like (The sequence of the model RefSeq protein was modified relative to this genomic sequence to represent the inferred CDS: inserted 4 bases in 3 codons; deleted 1 base in 1 codon), encoding MTGHEFKSWILELREILREIKNSHYFLDSWTQFNSVGSFIHIFFHQERFIKLFDSRIWSILLSHNSQGSTSNRYFTIKGVILFGVAVLIYRINNRNMVERKNLYLIGLLPIPMNSIGPRNDTLEESVGSSNINRLIVSLLYLPKGKKIYESSFLNPKESTWVLPITKKFSMPESNWGSRWWRGWIGKKSDSSCKISNETVAGIEILFKEKDLKYLEFFFVYYRDDPIRKDHDWELFDRLSLRKRQNRINLNSGPLFEIFVKHWICYLMSAFREKIPIEVEGFFKQQGAGSTIQSNDIEHVSHLFSRNKWAISLQNCAQFHMWQFRQDLFVSWGKNPPESDFLRNVSRDNLIWLDNVWLVNKDRFFRKVRNVSSNIQYDSTRSSFVQVRDSSQLKGSSDQSRDHFDSISNEDSEYHTLINQREIQQLKERSILWDPSFLQTEGTEIESNRFPKCLSGYSSMSRLFTEREKQMINHLLPEEIEEFLGNPTRSVRSFFSDRWSELHLGSNPTERSTRDQKLLKKQQDLSFLRRAEKKEMVNLFKIITYLQNTVSIHPISSDSGCDMVPKDEPDMDSSNKISFLNKNPFFDLFHLFHDRNRGGYTLHHDFESEERFQEMADLFTLSITEPDLVYHKRFAFSIDSYGLDPKQFLNGVFNSRYEWKTTSLLVLSVLLPIFYEENESFYRRIRKKRVRIFCGNDLEEPKPKIVVFASNNIMEAVNQYRLIRNLIQIQHSTHRYIRNVLNRFFLMNRSDRNFEYGIQRDQIGKDTLNHRTLMKYTINQHLSNLKKSQKRWLDPLIXFSRTERSMNRDPDAYRYKWSTGSNNFQEHLEHFVSEQKSRFQVVFDRLRINPYSIDWSEVIDKKDLSKPLRFFLSKLLXFLSNSLPFLFVSFGNIPIHRSEIYIYELKGPNDPQFLESIGLQIVHLKKLKPFLLDDHETCQKSKFLINGGTISPFLFNKIPKWMIDSFHTRNNRRKSFDNTDSYFSMIFHDQYNWLNPAKSFHRSSLRSSFYKANKLRFLNNPHHFCFYCNKRFPFYVEKARINNYDFTYGQFLNILFIRNKIFSLCVGKKKPAFWGRDTISAIESQVSNIFIPKAFPQSGDETYNLYKSFHFPSRSNPFVRRAIYSIADIYGTPLTEGQIVNFERIYCQPLSDMNLSDSEGKSLYQYLNFNSNMGLIHTPCSEKFLPSEKRKQRSLCLKKCVEKGQMYRTFQRDSAYSTLSKWNLFQTYMPWFLTSTGYRYLKFLFLDTFSDLLPIRSSSQKFVSIFHDIMHGSDISWRILQKKLCLPQWNLISEISSKCFHNLLLSEEMIHRNNKSPLISTHLTNVREFLYAILFLLLVAAYLVCTHLLFVFGASSELQTEFEKVKSLMIPSSMIELRKLLDRYPASEPNSFWLKNLFLVALKQLGDSLGGNMLLGGGPTYGVKSIRSKKKYLNINLIDIIDLISIIPNPINRITFSRNTRYLSHTSKEIYSLIRKRKNVNGDWIDDKIESWVANSDSIDDEKREFLVQFSTLTTEKRIDQILLSLTHSDHLSKNDSGYQMIEQPGAIYLRYLVDIHKKYLMNYEFNTSSLAERRIFLAHYQTITYSQTACGANSFHFPSHGKPFSLRLALSLSRGILVIGSIGTGRSYLVKYLAKNXLSSFHYGISEQVLDNKSQGFDDIDIDDIDDIDASDDMDASDDIDASDDILDMELELLTSMNALTMDMMPEDEDRLYITLQFELAKAMSPCIIWIPNIHDLDVNESNYFSLGLLVNLLSMDYETRNILVIASTHIPQKVDPALIAPNKLNTCIKIRRLLIPQQRKHFFTLSYTRGFHLEKKMFHTNGFGSITMGSNARDLVALTNEALSISITQKKSIIDTNTIRSALHRQIWDLRSQVRSVQDHGILFYQIGRAVAQNVLLSNCPMDPISIYMKKKSCNEVDYYLYNWYFELGTSMKKLTILLYLLSCSAGSVTQDLWSLPGPDEKNGITPYGLVENDSGLVRGLLEVEGALVGSSRTCSQFDKDRVTLLLRPEPRNPLDMMQNGSCSILDQRFLYEKDESEFEEGEGEGALDRQQIEEDLFNHIVWAPRIWRPWGFLFDCIERPNSLGFPYWSRSFRGKRIIYDEEDELQENDSEFLQSGTVQYQTRDRSSKEQGLFRISQFIWDPADPLFFLFKTQPFVSVFSDRELFADEEMSKGLLTPQTNPPTSLYKRWFIKKTQEKHFELLINRQRWLRTNHSLSNGSFRSNTLSESYQYLSNLFLSNGTLLDQMTKALLRKRWLFPDEMQIGFMEQEKVFPFLSRKDMWP
- the LOC122584329 gene encoding 50S ribosomal protein L2, chloroplastic, yielding MAIHLYKTSTPSTRNGTVDSQVKSNPRNNLIYGQHHCGKGRNARGIITAGHRGGGHKRLYRKIDFRRNEKDIYGRIVTIEYDPNRNAYICLIHYRDGEKRYILHPRGAIIGDTIVSGTEVPIKMGNALPLTDMPLGTAIHNIEITLGKGGQLARAAGAVAKLIAKEGKSATLKLPSGEVRLISKNCSATVGQVGNVGVNQKSLGRAGSKRWLGKRPVVRGVVMNPVDHPHGGGEGRAPIGRKKPTTPWGYPALGKRSRKRNKYSDNLILRRRSK